In the genome of Anguilla anguilla isolate fAngAng1 chromosome 15, fAngAng1.pri, whole genome shotgun sequence, the window CCACCCAGGTGCCCGTGGTGCAGTGGTGGTACAAGTCGTACTGTCAGGATCGCACCAAGGACTCGTTCAGCCTCACCGAGCACCTGGGGATCAAGGGGTCCGAGCTGGGCGCCTCGTCCCACCTGGACTGCTCCGACTCCGCCCGCACGGTCCGCCCCGTGGCGTCGGGACAGGGGTCCTCCCTCACCCTCGCCGAACACTACAAGGGCCGCGACATCGCCATCATCAACAGTACTGTCACTGTCTTTATTTCTGtgcttgctgttgctgttgttgttgttgttgttgttgttgttgttgttgttgttgctgttgttgttgttgcctgGCAAGTAGGATTTCTATCATTTCAATTGGCACAACCAaaccaaatatttaattatCCTTTGATAATGGGATACCCCTTGGGAAGATATTCCAAGTGAACAAGGAACAGAAGGCTAGtaaatatcatatatatatatatatatatattaaaacaaaGGACAAATGTAATTATGGCAAAAGAGAATAATCATTAATAAAAAGTAAAGGCTCCATAATTCATAAAAATGGATTGGAGCTGGACTGGTggaatcggcctgaaagttaaaatgaattttaagaGAAGCTGGAGTTAAGATTGATGTGGTTTATTAAATTATGACAAATGACACCTGGCGATACGGCGAGATTAGAAACCATATGCTCATATGCTTACAATACAAGTGCATATGACCTCTTGGTTTTACCCAAAAAGAAGGCTGTAATAAGACATTAATCCCTTAGTGTCTCAAGGTAAAACGCTAAAGTGCACAACACAAGGAATCGCCCCcaacaaaaaagggaaaaaaattattcttaagTAGCTTTTCCAACTCTGCAGCTACACTCAGCTCTTCCTGAGACCCGGCTGTCCGTTTCTGTCCCCTGTAgtggacatgagtctctggttcTAATCTCTAGAGCCACACATTCTACTGTGCGGATGACACCTACACATTGAAGGGACAGTCCATAAAAATGAGGCgaattatgtttttgaaattatCTTCACTGCAACACGTTTTTTAATCATCTAAGACACTTGTACGATGTCAAAAATTGAtgtcaagaaaatgaaaatacttcAGCCGGGTGTCAGTAGGATATAAATACTTCAGGCCACAGGGAGCGGCTAAGCTGACTGAGGGGTGACGAGTCCGAGCTCTGATTGGGTCAGTCTCATTTACGGCAGGGATAACCCGATATCTTTTCTAAAAAGGAACTTTGTTTTGAAAGCAGAGCTATGCACAATGATGGTTGAATTCAGGTAATTTAAGAACAGTTAATATTCTCCCTTTTCTATTATGAGCTCAGGCCACTGGAAAATTACTTAACACCAAATGGGAAACACCAACAGTATGGTCAAAATATGGTaacaatatttgattttaatgtgtagtttttaaaaaaatctgtaggTATCTGTGTTCATATTTAGATGGTTGCAATTAGAATAGGAAATTGAATGAATCTCTCTGTCCAAAGTGGCATCTGGGAGTCTTTTCAGACAGATTTTCCCACTCATTAATTAAataggtcacacacacagctcaaagTGACCTACAGAAAATGACTTGCAGGAATGTTGAACTCCCATTCTGTCATCGGTTTACTTTGGCCAgtacatagtgtgtgtgtgtgtgtgtgtgtgtgtgtatgattgtgtttctgtgcaagtatgtgtgtgtgtgtgtatgtgtgtgtgtttgtgtgcaagtgtgtgtttgtgtgtgagtgtgtgtgtttatgtgagtgtatgtgtgggtgtgtgtgtgtttgtgcatgagtgtgtgtgtgtgtgtgtgtgtgtgtttgtgcgcaagtgtgtgggtatgtgtgtttgtgtgtgtctttgtgtgtgtgtgtgtgtgttgaatgaAGGGAGGAGTGTTGAGTGGCTCTTTGTGTAAAGCATGGTTCTGGTCTCTGCGGTGGGGATGAGGGTTTTGGAGGGTGATTTGGAGCGGATGGGTAGAGCAGACAGGGCTGAAGAGGCTCAGGGAAGAGCACAGATTCAcatgctgaaaagaaaagagaggagggaggaacTGTTGTAGATTTGTTGAGCACTAGTGCCGGGCTCAGATTCATTGCCCTGGCATTGTCCCTTTTCAAACGGAGGATTTCGTTACACTCTCTGCGGTGAAAGAACTTTAAAAACAAGCTGGTCTGTTAATCGTGTTAATTGATGGTGTTTCCACTGTCCTGGGTTGTCCTAACACAGTTGCCCTGTTCAGGCTAGACCTGAGCTGAatatgaatgtgcgtgtgtgtgtgtgtgtgtgtgtgtgtgtgtgtgtgtggtgtagtggtcaGGGCTGGTATTCAGAAAgtttcacattcacacatccTGGAAGAAGTAGtttattggaatgtttttttttttttttccatattttaagtcagtgttctagaactccattgagTTCAATTACCAATAGTGatggttacatcagcattagaatcttcagtgaagaacattctaatcacatatttgtgatgtcacatcgTAAATGGTTACTGGCAAACGTGGTGGGTGGGCTGTGTGCCCGCAGATGTTATTCCATATGGAAGTTAGAGGCGTTGCCGGGCATGGCTGTTCATTGGCTCTCATCTTGATTGCGTAACACTCTATGCCCTGCAGTTTCCATGGCTACCACATCTTTCTATCACTGAAGTATCAGTCATTGGACTTCAGACTAGAAGGTTCTTACTGTTCTGAAGATGGTCAGTGTTGGTGTGCATAAATTATAAAAGTAAGTTGCAGTGGTAGTGTAGTGTATGAATTAGTTGCTGTTGGGTCAATATGGAAATTGTGTGAAATCCAGGGACTTTTTCTAGAAGTTGAATTTGGAACAGAGTTTTGGGTTAGACAGAgtcagaaatgttatttttacaaTCTTGTCTCCCCAAGCTTGGAAGGGTTTCCATTGTGTTCtgcttttcctgtttcctgaaatAGGAGTGTTTATTCTCTCCTTCACAAAGAACTGGCCTGCAGAGCCAAACCGCCAAACAGccccttcctctccttttctgcATCAGCGTCTCCCCTCTAATCGCCTGGAAATTTCATACGCGTCAAATCTGTGTGAATCGAAGTATGAGAAATTGCTTTGGGTTCCCTCCGGTAAAATGCCGCCAGTTCATTTCCATAGGGATTCAGAACATAGTTTCTTTATTAAACTAcggctcccagcatgcagcagcACTGTGCATTGTGTAGCTCCTGTGAGAAATTGGATTACTaatgcaaaaccttttttttaatggtgtattcaccattttaattaaattaattcacagCCAATTtgtgctttctttcatttctttgttgGCCAATGTCTAAACATTGGACACCCATTcctaaaaatatattgtattccttctctctcttcttccttgTTTGTACTTACTGAAGGACAAAATATGATGGAAGCAAGTTCATTGAGGTCATGTCCCTGCACAGTTTGGCAGGTCACATTGGCAGCTACTGGATGTTTGATTCTGTTGCATTTCACAGTCATAGTTACcatggctttaaaaaatgaagccaTATTACCAAGAGTGATTCTTCCTTGGAGGTGTAGGTTAGTCTGATGCAGGCTGAAGGGGTGTTACAAGCAGGCAAACctgcattaattcattttggaatgtttttttttttcttttctaaattcttagtcagtgttctagaactccattgccttcagttaccagcagtgattgttacatcagcattagaatgttccggtaagaacattctaatcacgtatttgtgatctcacgcctTAAAGGGCTACAAGACAATAAGGCCtgaaatgaataatataatGAATAGAGTACTTTCACTGTTGTATTTAATGGTGTGCATCTTGCTTGTGCTGATGGGCTTTTCGGGGCTAATCCGGAGTAGGGAATCCGGTAGGGAATGTGGTGGTTAATTCCAGTCAGCCGTGCGGAACCTGATCCTGATCCGCACTGCAGCGTCATGCGCTGGTGCCGCCGAGTGCAGTCAGCACCAGCGCATGCAGAGAATGCGCTCAGTCCTGGAGCTTTTTACTGCATCCCCTGAGAACTGTGAATCTCTCACTCATGggttatttcacacatttattggtttgttttacGTTTTTGTTTGATGTAATGTGTATATGCTAGCTAGAAGTGCTgatttaacagaaaaaagtgaAGACTCTTGGATTGCTCGGAGCACAAGAGAATCTCATATTCATTCCATTGGTGGAATGGAGGAAAAAACTATAGTAGTTCCTGCATTGTGGAATTCAAATTTAATGTTCTTTaggaactacatttcccagaggcACTGCTTCACTGACTGCTGCTGATGTGCTGTGTTCTTTGATTAGAATTACCTAAATTAAGATGAGTAGATTAATATCTGTTTATGATGATACGCTAGTAGAATTTCTGTTTGTGAGAGTACACTGTGAACATTAATGTggatgttctatttttttttttaagtgtgctgGCCTCTAACCACAGGTGTTAGAATGAAGCGAATCTCTTCTTCTCTTGCTAGAGATGACCTTAGACCCTTTCTCACTCTTCTTATGTAGAGGCCGACCTCCGTATTGGGCAGCTGCTGTGGGGGGACAGCGGCGTGTACTACTGCAAAGTGATCATCTCAGACGACGTTGAGGGCAAGAGCGAGGCCAAAGTGGAGTTACTGGTGCTGGGTAAGTCTGCGGGGGACGTGAACATTTCTCACAGCGAGTCCCTGCTCTTTTATCACATATGCAGACTGGGGATAAAAACTGACTTtggaaaaaacttttttgctcATTCAGATCTGTAGATTCTGTTCAGTCCACATGTTTAGTTTACATACTTCaggcttgcatgtgtgtgtgtgtgtgtgtgttgcagagtAAGTGTCTTTATCCTTGGAGAGTGTGTGTAACATTCACATCCCTAAGAGCACCTACAAGCGTTGCCATGGGGACGGCTGAGTGGCAGCCGTGTTGAGATCTGGGCCTTTGATCCCCTGTGAGTGGGCCTATTGTTGAGGAGGCTGTTTCTCGGGGAGTTTCTGGCCGGCTGACCCATTCCGTCTTTGGGCCTGCTGGGCCTGCTGTCTGCCTGGCCACTAAACACGCTGATATACTTGCACGGCTGCGGTGTGTGTTAAAGGTTCTCCTCAATAATCCAAgtgttatttctctctctctctctcgctctctctctctctctctcattgtagCTATGTCATGTCAGGTTAAGAACTGGCTGCCAATTTGCAAACTCTGCAGTGCGAGTCACTTCTTAAGctgttcccatggcaacagacATGTTGAAAGAGGTCTGGAGGAGGGTAATgaaagacagcgagagagaaagagagggagagagcgggggagaggactatgctgtgtctgtactgaagCAACAATATTAACTGATGAATAatccttcctttttttgttctggCTGGCCGGTTATTTTTTGTTCAACGCTGAACTTCCTTGAGACATGCGTTCATAAATCAAGCATCAATTTTCAGTTTACGCATGATATAAATGCTGGAAAGCCTGATAAATACTGGAAGCATACTATATGTTAACCTGCATGTATCATAGACAAGCTTGTCGAACAATAAGTTTTCCTTATACGTACAAAAGCTTTAATTTATTAACTTCCTCATTTTTAATTGCCTGAGTCACCTTTCCAGCTCTGTTCATAAATACGAACATTTGTACTCaagaaactgttttaattcGTACATAAATAAACTAATGCATGTTATGTGTACAAAgtatacagagacagagagagtgtgagagagagagagagagagagagagctagggacagagacagagatgggggagagggagttAAAAGCATGCAttatacagaaaattaaagtaGAGGCTGCATCGGAAGGTGTGAGAGACTGGGGTGTGCTTTAAGTGCTGCACCAGGCCTCCCCCTTGGTCGGGTAATGAGAACGTAATTACCCGAAGGGAGGGGTAGACAGAcgaagagatagagagaagctgtctgtgctgatgtttGTATGAGAAAGGGGGTTTTATCACACTCTCTGCGCAATCTGGCAGTTAGCCTGGCTGGAGTAGGAGAGGAATGACTCACAGTTTACTTGATAgggttttgaaaaaaagagaaacagtgagagacACGCAGAGAGACGAGGCTGGTCAGAGATTCCCTCCGTCGTATTGTGAGGAGCGGGGCTGATCTCGCATTGAGCAGCCTCTTTCCTGCGGTCTTGGAGAAGGCGGTTGTCTTCAGTCACCGTGTCCGCCCTGGCCAGGGGAGCCTGCGGCCAATCCCGGTGGAGAATGCCGGAAGCCTGCGTGGACTTCCTGTTGTTAGTCAGTTCCTGTTCTGGGTTAGTTTGCTAAAGCAGTGACCGTTGTACTGCagccctttgtgtgtgtgtgcgtgtgtgtgtgtgtgtgtgtgtgcgtgtgtgtgcgcgtgtgtgtgtgtgtgtgtgtgtgtgtgtgtgtgtgttttctatgGGGCGTGTAAACCCTCAGAAATATGGCACCCCGGCTAAAATTAGCAGTTGGTGAATAAccgtttgacctctgacctttactGCTGCCCCTATGTGTGTGGGAACATTGAGGTATAAATGCAGAGCatgcggtgtgggggggggggggggctccagaGGGCTAGCGCCCGTGGGACTTCAGCGGCTGGAGGTATCTCTGCTCTGGCGCGTGAAGAATAGCACGGGAGCGCTCACTGCGCTTGTGTGAGACTGCAGCCCACGGCCAGTGGCTAGAAAAAAAGTGCGCCGCGAAGCACATTGTGGTACAGACTGTACTATTAGCGGCTCCTGACTGTGGGCGTCTACCTGTTGTCAGTCTTGAGGCTGCAGACTGGATGCAAGCCTTACTGTGAACATACAAGCCATTCACAAATAACCCTGTAACGctattattgtaattaatgtGAGCTCACGGTTTAATTCTGGTGTCATGCAGTCACTGGTGTGGGTTATAAAATGCATGGTCTTCTATGAATTGTAGCTCAGCAATACCTTTTTCTGCGGTGGGTTGCGACCTGTTGAGGGCATTTTCCCATGTGCAACGCAAATAcgcatttttacatttggctaCATCGTTCTGGTTCTTTTAAATGATGACTCTCTCTTGTGAACACGTATTCCTCTTTAGCAGATCTGTAACAGGCTGTAATTACTCTGTCTGATGTTGTCAGAGAGCAGCTGCAGAATGAGTTTGTAGTAACCCACTCTCAGACAATGAAACTGCTGGGCAGTTTTCACGCTGTGAAACCGTGAAGGGTCGCCTGTATCCTCTCTTGCTCTGTGCGAAAGTCATTTCATCATATCTTTGCTAACCCGACAGAAGAGCCAGAGACTACATTTTCAGCACAGTGAAAATGATACCATATTGGAAATTGGTTCTAATATTTGTTCGTACAACTTGAACAAATAATATTGAATCCGTATTCAGTTACGGATTTGTCTTTATGGTTCTTCTGTCCGTGTGGCCGTCTGCATGCAGCTATGTCGGTCTGTCCATTTCTACTCCTCagccctgacccctgacccctgaactCTTACCCCGCTGCCCTTACCGCCTGTCCTGTCCTTTACCTCTGCTCTTCTCTTTCCAGGTAAGACAGGTGCGCTGGACGATCTCCTGCCTGAGTTCGATGTGGAGATTATGCCAGGTATGGGTTTGTCCTCACCTGTCTCATCCCTTTTTCGCTATCCTaacccttccccctcctctctctctctctatctgacTGGCTTCTAACCGCCACACtcaaaccagccaatcagaggagtcGTCATTCTCACTTCTCTCGTGCAGAGTTGTTAGTCCCCCAGggatcagaaagtaaaagtcctgccgtacgtttcttccacccgtgaactcagccagctgatttctcTAATTAGTTCTGCCTCTCGGCTGAACAATTGAGCCAgtgagcaaatccaggtgactggaacaaaattaCTGGGGatggacttttactttctgaacctggattttccagcCTCTGCCCTCAAGTTGCTTCATGGCCGCATTAACCAGGGATGTGGTTACAGCAATAACTCTGTGCACTGGTGCATCTGTGGTGCAGGAGCATGCTGGGGGTTTTGATTAAAGCAGTAACTCAGtggagctttgtgtgtgtgtgtgtgtgtgtgtgtgtgtgtgtgacgtggaCAGCCACTGGGATGCAATTACAGCCGTGACTCACTGAAGTGGTCGGCTGATCATTTGCATCCTGTCTAAGGGAGAAGGCTATCATTAGAGCTGCTGATGTCGCGATTAATGGGCGGGTCTGTATTAAAGTGCAGATACAATCGGGCCCTTCCACTAGCTGTGGATAACCCTTTCCGGCAGCATccgatgaggaggaggaggaggaggaggaggaggagtcgtGAGCGTACTTACTGTTCGGATTCTGTACCGTGGGCAGGGGCTGAACTCTTTGCTTTCTCCGGGCTCCTAGAAGGTCAGAGAGGACTGTGACAGATCGGTGCCGACAGTCTGTTGCTTGTTCATCTCAAAGGGAACATGAAAGGATCTTTGATCTTCTGCTTGGGTGTCCACCCGCACATTAAGGCTACTCTAAGACGGCCTTGTTATCACGCTCAGGCATCGACCCTGTGTGCAGCCCCGTTCACTGCCGCTGTTGCTCTTTAGCACCTATCAGATGCGCTGACCCAGAGCGGCTGTTCAGCCAGTGTTTTTAATAGTCCATTTATACACAGCGGgttattttactgaagaaattcaggtaaGTGCGTTGCTCAGGGGCACAACAGCCACGTTCCAGCTGGGATTCAAGCCCACGACCTTTCAGTCACGAGCCCAGTTTCCTAACCAGAACACTACACTACTTCACCATTACATGGCAGAATCAGTGCGAGCGGTTGTTGTTTTCACTGTCTGTGAGCGCGATGGTGGCTTGGCACTGTCCATGAGAGGAGTCATTGTTTTCCACACTCTGTCTGGAGCGGTGATTACTTGACCTCAGGATGTACTCATactgtctgtgatgtcattagtGTTTCAAAGGTTCCCAGTCCTGCACAAATACTACCCCAGCTTATTATGGGCACGCTGGCCAGCCACTGGGGGTATTTATGTACCGTATTCCTCAATCCTCGCCCTGTTCTATTTACGGACCCTGATTTCGCAGTCATTGCTCTGTCGACAGGTACATGGGAGTAGAGCCAGCCCTGGGGTTTTTGTCATcctgaacaaagaaaaaaaaactaattgtgtggcccaggggaggttgtggccctaaacgacACCATAGAGTGTTCATGCGAGCGGCCGGCTCTGCTTGCATGCAACAAAAGATGGAAGCTATGTTCTGTGCTCTTATCCCTTTCACACAGggttgtgcttgtgtttgctTATACCCTAatacagggctgcccaaccctgttcttggagatctaccgtcttgtaggttttcatttcaaccctaatttggcgcaTCGGATTTTACTAAccagcagctcaacgagatctctagctgttgaatgaggtgtgttgtgttggggttagagtgaaaacctacaggactgttgGATCTCTAGCCATTGGATGAGGTATGCTTTggtagggttggagtgaaagcctacaggattgTACATCTCTAGccgttgaatgagatgtgctttgttaggcttaaaatgaaaacctactggatggcagatctccatgaacagggttgggcagcccggCCCTAATATACTCTGATAGTCCGTGTCTCTCCTGCAGAGTGGGTGTTTGTGAGCGTGGTGATCCTCGGCAGCCTGTCCTTCATCCTGCTGGTGGGGATCTGCTGGTGCCAGTGCTGCCCctactcctgctgctgctacgtgccctgctgctgctgccccgATACCTGCTGCTGCCCCCGCCACTGTGAGTGCACCCCGGCCCCGCACTGACCTTTCTGGGGGACACGTGCTCAAAGTATAAATGGGTACAGTAGGCTTTGCTGTAGCTGAAAGGGACCTTTTGCTGTTTGAGGGCAGGGGGTATATGCTTCAGCATATGCTGGTGTCtatctgtgcatgtgccaggagtacatatagacacacacacacacacacacacacacacacacactcttacacacatgcatgcacacacagacacacacacacacacacacatacccatgcacattctttctcacacacagactaacacatGTACCCATctgtacacatatacaccaaCACACTCGGCCCCAGTGCTTAATGAatgagatgtttattttttgggttttcCGTTTCTTTCCTTCAGTGTACGAGGCAGGGAAGGCGGCGAAGGCCAGCCAATATTATCCCACGGGCATGTATCCCCCCTACTACATCCCCGGAGTCACCACCATGGTCCCTGTCGCCCCCTCCACCATCTTGGAGCCCAAGGTCTCAGCCACTCCTCCCATGGAGAACAGTGTTCCAGGAGGTGAGTCCTGATCCCCAGGGGGGTCAGCATGCACGAGCGCTCATGCCCTGAGGGCCGTTATCCCATCAGGCTTTGCTGGAAATACGATTACAGGCAgcaagggattgtgggaaaatTATTTGGCAGTCCTTGctcaaaaatagctgtttttCACCTGAAGAACAGATATACTTGTGTAGATAGAGAATGGCATGGCATACGTGGCAAGCATGTAGAAGTCAGGGAGACTTGGGAACTTGGGAACATACTGTAGAGAACTGTTTTTCAGAAGTACAtgatgcatgggtgtgtgtcttttctgagtgtgcgtgtgcgagacGGAACTCATGAGTGCTGTCTGTCCCCTGCAGTGCACAGTGGGTATCGACTCCCGGCCAATAAGGATCAGGACTCCATGAAGATCGTGTACCACGTAGAGAAGGAGCTCGCGCAGTTTGACCCCGCCCACCGGTCCTGCCACCAATGTAAGCCCCTCAGAGCCACTTCGAGTCAGTGTGATCCACAATCACtatcactgtctgtgtgtgtgtgtgcttgcatctgtgtgtgtgtgtgtgtgtgcgcctgcctctgtgtatgtgtgtgtctgtgtacgtgtgtggtgtgtggatTGTTTGGATCCTGGAGAGAATTATGACCTTCATTGCCAGTGCTCTGCGTTCCAGTGTCTACAGTCTGACCTCCGTGTGTAAACACTGCCCTCACTGTAATTCCAAGCCTCACCACGGAGTCACAGCAGTTGAATCGTAGTCCAGAGGTCCATGACATTTACACTCCCACGGTCTGCACCTGCTGAGTGCAGAAGAATGGCAGCAAGTGTAGTACTTTGTTGCTTTTTACAGGTTTAAAAATACTCGCTAACTTTTGACTACACATTCTAAAGAGGAAGAGGGCGATGTCAGGCTGACCTGTGCCTGTGAGGACAGGGCCCCGTTCCATGGCTCATTTCTCCTGGCTCACTTTCTCTGCTGACAACGGTTTTTGGGGtgatctgaccaatcacagctaaGAGTGTACTCTCTCCAGGCTAACagagtttggggaggggggagggtaggGCTGGGGTTGCAGCAAAATGTACATGATGACACAGGTGACACTGTTGGTAAGTTGACCTGGTCGCCACGGCGACGTCGTGTCCCCGCAGCCAGCAGCATGTCGGAGCTGAGCTCGCTCCACGAGGGCGACTCGGACTTCCGCCAGTCCTACCGCCAGGTCCAGAGGAAGGCCCTGCCCGCCATCTCTGACCACGACGGCCAGCTGGACGACTTCCGCGCCGCCTCGTCCTCCCAAGCCCGCCGCTCCACGCGCCCCCTTCACCGTGGCAACCGAGAGGACGATCCGCAGAGCAGGTACCTGGGAAAGCCAGAGGGCCGTGAGGTTCAGACAGGACTGAGGGTCTTTACCCATTTAAGCCTTATTTATGGAGTCATTTAACCCTTATTTAAAGAGTAAGCATTTTTGTTAGTGTAAAGTGGAAATAGTccaaataaaaatcacagtcATTTGTATTGCTGTCTGATCTCCCAAATTAATAACTATTAATGATATCTGTCCATTAGTTGAAAGTCagaacaaattatatttttaatttaacgaAGGAAGCTTTGGGAAACTGCAGCAGCGTTGTGTGTTTTGCCTGGATTTCATACGTGTACGGAAGTATACGTGTGTccagtagtgtgtgtatgtgtgtgtgtgtgtgtgtgtgtgtgagcgcactgtgtgcatttgtgagcacactgtgtgtgtctgtgtgtgtctgtgtgaatttgtcagtgcactgtgtgtatttgtgagcacactgtgtgtgtgtgtgtgaatttgtgagtgcactgtgtgtatttgtgagcagactgt includes:
- the LOC118214609 gene encoding LOW QUALITY PROTEIN: immunoglobulin-like domain-containing receptor 2 (The sequence of the model RefSeq protein was modified relative to this genomic sequence to represent the inferred CDS: inserted 2 bases in 1 codon), with the translated sequence MVLLLIQWILLVLVTVHRCDGVQVSVREDRKFAMLFQEVTLQCQYSSPSTQVPVVQWWYKSYCQDRTKDSFSLTEHLGIKGSELGASSHLDCSDSARTVRPVASGQGSSLTLAEHYKGRDIAIINKADLRIGQLLWGDSGVYYCKVIISDDVEGKSEAKVELLVLGKTGALDDLLPEFDVEIMPEWVFVSVVILGSLSFILLVGICWCQCCPYSCCCYVPCCCCPDTCCCPRHLYEAGKAAKASQYYPTGMYPPYYIPGVTTMVPVAPSTILEPKVSATPPMENSVPGVHSGYRLPANKDQDSMKIVYHVEKELAQFDPAHRSCHQSSSMSELSSLHEGDSDFRQSYRQVQRKALPAISDHDGQLDDFRAASSSQARRSTRPLHRGNREDDPQSSRWNPRSEHLQRKVFRASSHTGSLDELEEFAHTYNHRGRRGDFRDPRRDYDLELQEREHNPPFRDGPHRYGDKEDPEAWLERQQSDHYRKERERERDRERDRDRERDGDWSRPPPSPRKRRDTGDSEXAAPPETAGGGPAYDDAFLSSVLERKARGRGGRGEEDSFHSDTPSKASSKKGSSDCYPSRSPSNRPEEEDPLPPYCEIVAERHRTAEPVPRPFSYTRPNPGASHTMQEHREEREKPRKVNTLLSRDSLIV